The genomic region ATTAAAAGCAGTAAAAGTTCTTACAGCTGAGGGAATCAAGACAAACGTAACACTGATCTTCAATGCGAACCAGGCACTTCTTGCAGCAAGAGCCGGCGCTACATATGTATCACCATTCCTTGGACGTCTGGACGATATCTCTACAAGAGGAGTAGACTTAATCTCAGAGATCGCACAGATCTTCGAAGTTGCAGGAATCGATACAGAGATCATCGCAGCAAGCGTACGTAACCCAATCCACGTAACAGACTGTGCATTAGCAGGTGCTGATATCGCAACTGTACCTTACAAAGTAATCGAGCAGATGACACATCATCCATTAACAGATGCAGGAATCGAGAAATTCCAGGCTGATTACAAAGCAGTATTCGGAGAATAAGAATAAGTAAAGCTATCATATAAATGATTCAGGAGGAACAACATGAACAAATTAGAGCTTATGAAGACAGCCAACGAAGTCCGCAAGGGCATCGTTACTGCAGTTCACAGTGCAAAATCCGGACATCCGGGTGGATCACTGTCAGCAGCAGACATTTATACATATCTGTATTTTGAAGAGATGAATATTGATCCTAAGGATCCTAAGAAAGCAGACCGTGACCGTTTTGTATTATCAAAAGGACACACAGCACCAGGATATTATTCAACACTGGCACACAGAGGATTCTTCCCGGTTGAAGATCTGACAACTCTTCGTAAAGTTGGATCATACCTTCAGGGACATCCGGATATGAAACACATCCCAGGTGTTGATATGTCAAGTGGATCTCTTGGACAGGGCATCTCAGCTGCAGTAGGAATGGCTATTTCTGCTAAGCTTTCAAATGATGATTACAGAGTATACACACTTCTCGGAGACGGTGAGATCCAGGAAGGACAGGTATGGGAAGCTTCTATGTTAGCAGGACACAGAAAGCTGGACAACCTGGTAGTGATCGTTGACAATAACAACCTTCAGATCGATGGAAAGATTACAGACGTTAACTCTCCATATCCGATCGATAAGAAATTCGAGGCATTTAACTTCCATGTGATCAATATTGATGGAAATGACTTTGACCAGATCGAAGCAGCTTTCAAAGAGGCTCGCAAGACAAAGGGAATGCCAACTGCAATTATTGCAAAGACAATCAAAGGAAAAGGAGTTTCCTTCATGGAAGACCAGGCCGGATGGCATGGAAAAGCTCCTAACGATGAGCAGTATGCACAGGCAATGGAAGAATTAGAGAAAGCAGGTGAAGCATTATGTCAGAAGTAAAGAAAATCGCAACAAGAGAAAGCTACGGTAATGCTTTAGTAGAATTAGGAAAAGAACATGAAGATCTGGTAGTATTAGACGCTGACCTTGCAGAAGCTACCAAGACAGGAATGTTCAAGAAAGTTTTCCCGGAACGTCACATTGACTGTGGAATCGCTGAGTGTAACATGATTGGAGTTGCAGCAGGTATCGCTGCTACAGGAAAAGTTCCATTTGCAAGTTCATTTGCTATGTTTGCAGCAGGACGTGCATTTGAGCAGGTTCGTAACTCAGTTGGATATCCAAAATTAAATGTTAAGATCGGTGCTACACATGCCGGAATCTCTGTCGGAGAAGATGGAGCTACACATCAGTGTAACGAAGATATCGCTCTTATGAGAACAATCCCGGGAATGATCGTAATCAATCCTTCCGATGATGTAGAAGCAAAAGCAGCTGTAAAAGCAGCTTATGAGCATGTAGGACCTGTATATCTCCGTTTCGGAAGACTTGCAGTTCCGGTTATCAATGATAACGCAGATTACAAATTCGAGATTGGTAAAGCCATTACACTTCGTGAAGGTACAGATGTGACAATCATCGCAACAGGTCTTGAAGTATCTGAATCCCTCGCAGCAGCAGAGAAACTTGCAGCAGACGGAATCAGTGCAGAAGTAATCAACATGCACACAATCAAACCACTGGATGAAGCAGCAGTTGTTGCAGCAGCGGCTAAGACAGGAAAGATCGTAACAGTAGAAGAACATTCTGTTATCGGTGGACTTGGAAGTGCAGTATGCGACGTAGTTGCAGAGAAAGCACCAGCTAAGGTAATGAAGATTGGTGTAAATGACACATTTGGTGAGTCTGGTCCGGCTGTAGAACTGATTAAGAAATATGGTCTTGATGCAGACAGCATTTATGCAAAAGTAAAAGAATTCGTGAAATAATTAATAAAGAACGGATAGCCAGAGGCTGCCATTCTGACGAAAAAATTTCGTTGGATGGCAGCCTTTTTTGATTGCCATACGTTCGGAAGAAGCTGCCGGTGGCAGGTTCTGGAGATGACAAAATATACAGTAAAGCTGATATCTGCAAGGGGCAAACCCTGATTGATCGAGTTTGAATATATGATAGGAAAAAGTGAAAAAACATTTGAATCAGTCATAATTACACTTCTTTTGTGCATATTCAACCAAAAACAACCAGAATATTTGTGGAATAACATGATTGAAATTGACTGAGTTTGACGGTATAATGAATTCAACAAGTTGAAAGGGGTAAGAAATATGATTTATACAGTTACGTTTAATCCATCGCTGGATTACATCGTTTCGGTGGATGATTTTAAACTCGGACTTACAAACCGTACAAGCTCAGAACTCATGCTTCCAGGTGGAAAGGGAATCAACGTTTCTATCGTACTTAAGAATCTTGGAATTGAAAGTACAGCACTTGGGTTCATGGCAGGATTTACGGGAAAAGAAATAGCA from Dorea longicatena harbors:
- the fsa gene encoding fructose-6-phosphate aldolase is translated as MKFFIDTANVEDIKKANDMGVICGVTTNPSLIAKEGKVFEEVIAEIASIVDGPISGEVKATTTDAEGMIAEGREIAKIHPNMVVKIPMTVEGLKAVKVLTAEGIKTNVTLIFNANQALLAARAGATYVSPFLGRLDDISTRGVDLISEIAQIFEVAGIDTEIIAASVRNPIHVTDCALAGADIATVPYKVIEQMTHHPLTDAGIEKFQADYKAVFGE
- a CDS encoding transketolase produces the protein MNKLELMKTANEVRKGIVTAVHSAKSGHPGGSLSAADIYTYLYFEEMNIDPKDPKKADRDRFVLSKGHTAPGYYSTLAHRGFFPVEDLTTLRKVGSYLQGHPDMKHIPGVDMSSGSLGQGISAAVGMAISAKLSNDDYRVYTLLGDGEIQEGQVWEASMLAGHRKLDNLVVIVDNNNLQIDGKITDVNSPYPIDKKFEAFNFHVINIDGNDFDQIEAAFKEARKTKGMPTAIIAKTIKGKGVSFMEDQAGWHGKAPNDEQYAQAMEELEKAGEALCQK
- a CDS encoding transketolase family protein yields the protein MSEVKKIATRESYGNALVELGKEHEDLVVLDADLAEATKTGMFKKVFPERHIDCGIAECNMIGVAAGIAATGKVPFASSFAMFAAGRAFEQVRNSVGYPKLNVKIGATHAGISVGEDGATHQCNEDIALMRTIPGMIVINPSDDVEAKAAVKAAYEHVGPVYLRFGRLAVPVINDNADYKFEIGKAITLREGTDVTIIATGLEVSESLAAAEKLAADGISAEVINMHTIKPLDEAAVVAAAAKTGKIVTVEEHSVIGGLGSAVCDVVAEKAPAKVMKIGVNDTFGESGPAVELIKKYGLDADSIYAKVKEFVK